In one window of Litorilinea aerophila DNA:
- a CDS encoding HD domain-containing protein: protein MSASLHGPWYRRAAYRIGQFWRGFRARVQPAELDQARALLPPDAARLFLRMPRDAQRHSLNVWSTLQDAGYRHPDLAVAALLHDVGKLAAEEAGLRLGLWLRGPLVLLEAWAPALLARWASPDPRQGWRYLLHVHRAHPAIGAAWARTAGCSDLACWLIAHHQTWPVEASSEVLELLAALRWADSQH, encoded by the coding sequence TTGTCTGCCTCGCTTCATGGGCCATGGTACCGGCGGGCGGCCTACCGGATCGGGCAATTTTGGCGGGGGTTCCGGGCGCGGGTGCAGCCGGCGGAGCTGGATCAGGCCCGGGCGCTGTTACCGCCGGATGCGGCCAGACTCTTTCTGCGCATGCCCCGGGATGCCCAGCGCCACAGTTTGAACGTCTGGTCCACCCTGCAGGACGCGGGCTACCGGCACCCGGATCTGGCCGTGGCTGCACTACTACACGATGTGGGCAAGCTCGCGGCCGAGGAGGCGGGTCTCCGTTTGGGGCTCTGGCTGCGGGGTCCCCTGGTTCTGTTGGAGGCCTGGGCGCCGGCCCTTTTGGCGCGCTGGGCCAGCCCTGATCCTCGCCAGGGATGGCGTTATCTCCTGCATGTGCATCGAGCGCATCCGGCCATTGGCGCTGCGTGGGCCCGGACGGCGGGGTGTAGCGATCTGGCCTGCTGGCTGATCGCCCATCACCAGACCTGGCCCGTTGAAGCTTCCTCCGAGGTGCTGGAACTGCTGGCAGCCCTGCGTTGGGCGGACAGCCAGCATTGA
- a CDS encoding glycosyltransferase: MKDNHTSAPIQPLKICFITSSYPVDANDGSARFIHSMAQALVDRGHHVDVVLPYQARLKKWPDKVRLFPFHYIWPASLAIMGYAQATHSDKKLRRLAYALAPGFAMQQIRTLLQLHRKFRYDVLHGHWVIPNGVTAAWVSKHIKRPLLISLHGSDIFFATKHPLLKRAAQYAFARASAVTACSPSLYNGALALGAQVERMHLLPYGVDAERFHVVTAEERAIVRQQLGIASSQIVVSFIGRLVEKKGGEYLIKALPLVRSCLPDILCLIGGTGPEYSRLCGLVERYGLRDSVRFLGNLEWNQVATLLKATDIFVAPSIHDTEGNVDGLPNTILEAMASGCSIVATNLPGISLAISDGIHGRLVAERNHEALARAIIQLGHDGGLRATLGANARYRAIQKFSWNVVAAKLATFYAGALAESGISI; encoded by the coding sequence ATGAAAGATAATCATACATCGGCTCCAATTCAGCCGTTAAAAATTTGTTTTATCACTTCAAGTTATCCAGTTGATGCAAACGATGGCTCTGCCCGCTTCATTCACTCCATGGCGCAGGCGCTGGTTGATCGAGGGCATCATGTGGATGTTGTATTGCCCTATCAGGCTCGTCTGAAGAAATGGCCGGATAAGGTACGTCTATTTCCTTTTCATTATATATGGCCTGCTTCACTGGCGATCATGGGATATGCCCAAGCAACTCACAGCGATAAGAAGCTTCGCAGGCTTGCCTATGCCCTTGCGCCTGGATTCGCTATGCAGCAAATACGTACGCTCTTACAACTTCATAGAAAGTTCCGCTACGATGTTCTCCATGGTCACTGGGTAATACCAAACGGTGTTACTGCGGCTTGGGTTTCTAAGCACATTAAACGTCCACTTCTCATTAGCCTCCACGGCTCTGACATCTTTTTTGCCACAAAACATCCATTACTAAAACGAGCCGCTCAATATGCATTTGCTCGGGCTAGCGCTGTGACGGCGTGTAGTCCCAGCCTATATAATGGCGCCTTAGCGCTAGGCGCACAAGTGGAAAGGATGCATTTACTGCCATATGGTGTGGATGCAGAACGTTTCCACGTTGTTACCGCAGAGGAACGGGCAATCGTACGTCAGCAGCTTGGGATTGCATCGAGCCAAATAGTGGTTTCTTTTATCGGAAGACTGGTGGAAAAGAAAGGTGGAGAATATTTAATCAAAGCGCTGCCCCTGGTGAGATCTTGTTTGCCTGATATACTTTGCCTGATTGGCGGAACAGGGCCAGAGTATTCAAGGCTTTGTGGGTTAGTGGAAAGGTATGGTCTAAGGGATTCGGTGCGTTTTCTGGGAAATCTTGAATGGAATCAGGTAGCAACTTTGCTCAAAGCTACAGACATATTTGTAGCCCCCTCCATTCATGATACTGAAGGCAATGTGGATGGCCTTCCCAATACCATATTAGAGGCGATGGCCTCGGGCTGCTCTATTGTTGCAACCAATTTGCCCGGAATCTCCCTGGCGATTTCTGATGGTATTCATGGGCGGCTTGTCGCCGAACGAAACCATGAGGCACTTGCTAGAGCGATTATACAGCTAGGGCACGACGGTGGCTTGCGAGCAACACTCGGCGCAAATGCAAGATACCGGGCTATCCAAAAGTTCAGCTGGAATGTTGTAGCTGCAAAATTGGCAACATTCTATGCAGGGGCATTAGCAGAATCTGGTATCTCAATTTGA
- a CDS encoding substrate-binding periplasmic protein has protein sequence MSQTSRRHQQRVGWLRWGVAGLALLLLLVLLAVRLTEGPGFLFLRQDHTWQTMQARGSWRVGMDPSFPPFEFLDEQGNPTGFDVDLARHLAQGWGLRLEIAAMGYDSLLDAVKAGQVDAAISAIPYDPRMTQDFAFSEPYFEAGVRLVVRQGSPIQAVADLAGRRVAVEWGSLGDMVGRHLQREDIAMELVPYATPQEAVDALVNDITIDALLIDNVTLREAQGQGAPIVAVGPALESNPYVIVLPLPASQLQEKVAQALQAMATDGTLAELEARWFGAP, from the coding sequence GTGAGCCAGACCAGCCGTAGGCACCAGCAACGGGTGGGCTGGCTGCGTTGGGGCGTGGCTGGCCTGGCCCTGCTCCTCCTGCTGGTCCTCCTGGCCGTCCGGCTGACCGAAGGACCCGGCTTCCTCTTCCTGCGCCAGGACCACACCTGGCAGACCATGCAGGCCCGGGGAAGCTGGCGGGTGGGCATGGATCCCAGCTTCCCCCCCTTTGAGTTCCTGGATGAGCAGGGCAACCCAACAGGCTTTGATGTGGATCTGGCCCGGCATCTGGCCCAGGGGTGGGGTCTACGCCTGGAGATCGCGGCCATGGGCTACGACAGCCTGTTGGACGCAGTCAAAGCCGGCCAGGTGGATGCCGCCATCAGCGCCATCCCCTACGATCCCCGGATGACCCAGGACTTTGCCTTTTCCGAGCCCTACTTCGAGGCAGGCGTGCGCCTGGTGGTCCGCCAGGGCTCTCCCATCCAGGCCGTGGCCGATCTGGCCGGCCGCCGGGTTGCGGTGGAGTGGGGCAGCCTGGGGGACATGGTGGGCCGCCACCTCCAACGGGAGGACATTGCCATGGAGCTGGTGCCGTACGCCACCCCCCAGGAGGCGGTGGACGCGCTGGTGAACGACATCACCATCGACGCCCTCCTCATCGACAACGTCACCCTGCGGGAAGCCCAGGGGCAGGGTGCGCCCATCGTTGCCGTCGGGCCAGCCCTGGAGAGCAACCCCTACGTCATTGTGCTACCCCTCCCGGCCAGCCAGCTTCAGGAGAAAGTCGCCCAGGCCCTGCAGGCCATGGCCACCGACGGCACCCTGGCCGAGCTGGAAGCCCGCTGGTTTGGCGCGCCGTGA
- a CDS encoding site-2 protease family protein — MYRGSGGRGWQALTTNQKIAVVVVGLLVLYAIVASGSGGLLSPARLLAVATIVLVALPVHEFAHAATAVALGDDTPRRQGRFTLNPLVHIDPLGALLILVANFGWARPVEWNPRYIRIDRRLGSILVAAAGPFSNLLLAFLGILLLKSGIGLQGPLPAYFVVQFLNFFVNINVLLFVFNLIPVPPLDGSHVLFALLPGDTYRLQMQLSQYGFLILMAIIFLAPGLIRIPTGIILRALYSFV, encoded by the coding sequence ATGTATCGAGGCAGCGGGGGGCGGGGTTGGCAAGCCCTGACCACAAACCAGAAGATCGCCGTGGTGGTGGTTGGGCTGTTGGTTTTGTACGCCATTGTGGCCAGTGGCAGCGGGGGCTTGTTGAGCCCGGCCCGTCTATTGGCGGTGGCAACCATCGTCCTGGTGGCCTTGCCGGTCCACGAGTTCGCCCATGCGGCGACGGCGGTGGCCCTGGGCGATGACACACCCCGGCGGCAGGGCCGTTTCACCTTGAATCCCCTGGTCCACATCGATCCGCTGGGGGCATTGCTGATCCTGGTGGCCAACTTCGGCTGGGCGCGGCCGGTGGAGTGGAACCCCCGATACATCCGCATCGACCGCCGCCTGGGTTCCATCCTGGTGGCTGCGGCGGGCCCTTTCAGCAACCTGCTGTTGGCCTTCCTGGGGATTTTGCTGCTGAAGAGCGGCATTGGACTGCAGGGTCCGCTGCCGGCCTACTTTGTGGTGCAGTTCCTGAACTTTTTCGTCAACATCAACGTGTTGCTTTTCGTGTTTAACTTAATCCCGGTGCCGCCGTTGGATGGCTCCCACGTGTTGTTTGCCCTGTTGCCGGGCGATACCTATCGGCTGCAGATGCAGCTCAGCCAGTATGGATTTTTGATCCTGATGGCCATCATTTTCCTGGCACCGGGCCTGATTCGCATTCCCACAGGGATCATCCTGCGCGCCCTGTATTCTTTCGTGTAG
- a CDS encoding prephenate dehydrogenase codes for MAKPKITIIGLGLIGASFGLALQKEEADFEIVGHDKEPEVAQGARRTQAVHRTEWNLHRACEHADMILLAVPLSEFEDLFREIAEDLKPGCLVLAATPVLQPAIELADRHLPGHVHFVAGHPVLAGVGGTLSVRADLFDGVVFSLAPGLQTEPAAVQLASDFVERIGATPLFVDAQEHDGIIAAVEQLPQVMAVALMRLSSSSAGWREARRLAGRQFAQATETGAGAQQLFSTLTGNRENILLRIEQLQQELAEWRELLLATPEPDEKHPLLAALEEAMHARTRWEAQALLKNWEESPGTGQSREAEGAGMFRQMFLGGFMGRRPSPGSRKD; via the coding sequence ATGGCAAAACCCAAGATTACCATCATCGGACTGGGCCTGATTGGGGCCAGCTTTGGTCTGGCCCTGCAAAAAGAGGAAGCCGATTTCGAGATCGTCGGCCACGACAAGGAACCGGAGGTGGCCCAAGGGGCGCGGCGTACCCAGGCCGTCCATCGTACCGAGTGGAATTTGCATCGGGCCTGTGAACATGCGGACATGATCCTGTTGGCCGTCCCCCTGAGCGAATTCGAGGATCTGTTCCGGGAGATTGCTGAAGATTTGAAACCGGGCTGTTTGGTGCTGGCGGCCACCCCGGTACTGCAGCCGGCTATTGAGCTGGCCGATCGCCACCTGCCTGGGCATGTCCACTTTGTGGCCGGGCATCCTGTGTTGGCTGGCGTGGGGGGGACCCTCTCGGTGCGGGCAGACCTCTTCGACGGTGTGGTCTTTTCCCTGGCGCCGGGCCTGCAGACCGAGCCGGCCGCGGTCCAACTGGCCAGCGATTTTGTGGAACGTATCGGCGCCACGCCCCTTTTCGTGGATGCCCAGGAGCACGACGGCATCATTGCCGCGGTGGAGCAGCTGCCCCAGGTGATGGCGGTGGCCCTTATGCGCCTGAGCAGTAGTTCGGCGGGCTGGCGGGAAGCCCGGCGGCTGGCTGGGCGGCAGTTTGCCCAGGCTACCGAGACGGGCGCCGGCGCGCAGCAGTTGTTCAGCACCCTGACCGGCAATCGGGAAAATATCCTGTTGCGGATAGAGCAGTTGCAGCAGGAGCTGGCCGAGTGGCGGGAGCTGCTGCTGGCGACGCCGGAGCCGGACGAGAAGCATCCCCTGTTGGCCGCTCTGGAGGAGGCCATGCATGCCCGGACCCGCTGGGAGGCCCAGGCTCTCTTGAAGAATTGGGAAGAAAGCCCGGGGACGGGGCAGTCCCGAGAGGCTGAAGGCGCGGGCATGTTCCGACAGATGTTTTTGGGTGGGTTTATGGGAAGGCGCCCCAGCCCAGGTTCCAGGAAAGATTGA
- a CDS encoding glycosyltransferase family 2 protein has translation MKCIIQIPCYNEAQTLPQTVADLPTSLPGVDIVEYLVIDDGSSDGTAEVARRLGVHHIVRHPRNLGLARAFRTGLDTCLQLGADIIVNTDADNQYVGADIALLVAPIVTGEAELVVGDRGVAHVEHFSPLKRVLQRLGSWVISQAAGVPVPDATSGFRAMTREVALHTLVLSPYSYTLETLIQAGAQRRLVRFVPVRTNPPTRPSRLMNNLPHYLANSTVTIVRAYAFYRPLRVFTTIGAISLLVGILIGVRFLVAYFSQGGAGHVQSLILAAVLLIAGFQTLLIGLVADLIGANRKIMEEVLVRLRQREDEDSLQRYPSKTQKVHER, from the coding sequence TTGAAATGTATCATCCAGATCCCTTGCTATAACGAAGCGCAAACACTACCGCAGACGGTGGCGGATCTCCCTACCTCACTGCCAGGCGTTGATATCGTGGAATACCTGGTGATTGACGACGGCAGCAGTGACGGTACGGCGGAAGTGGCGCGGCGGCTGGGCGTGCATCACATCGTGCGCCATCCGCGCAATCTTGGCCTGGCGCGTGCCTTCCGCACCGGCCTGGATACCTGTCTACAACTGGGTGCAGATATTATCGTCAACACCGATGCCGATAACCAGTACGTTGGCGCCGACATTGCCCTGTTGGTGGCGCCGATTGTGACAGGAGAGGCGGAATTGGTGGTTGGCGATCGGGGAGTGGCGCATGTTGAACATTTCTCTCCGTTGAAGCGCGTGTTACAGCGGCTGGGCAGTTGGGTGATCTCGCAGGCTGCCGGCGTGCCGGTGCCGGACGCCACCAGCGGTTTCCGTGCCATGACGCGTGAGGTGGCGCTGCATACGTTGGTGCTTAGTCCCTATTCGTACACCTTGGAGACCTTGATCCAAGCAGGAGCGCAACGTCGCCTCGTTCGCTTCGTGCCTGTGCGCACCAATCCTCCGACGCGACCCTCTCGCTTGATGAACAACCTACCACACTATCTGGCGAATTCAACCGTAACCATCGTGCGCGCCTATGCCTTCTACCGGCCGCTGCGCGTGTTTACGACCATCGGGGCAATCTCACTGCTGGTGGGTATACTGATCGGTGTACGCTTTTTAGTCGCCTATTTCTCGCAGGGTGGGGCCGGTCATGTGCAGTCGTTGATCCTGGCGGCGGTGCTGTTGATCGCTGGCTTTCAGACGCTGCTGATTGGGCTAGTGGCGGATTTAATCGGCGCGAATCGGAAGATTATGGAGGAAGTGTTGGTGCGGTTGAGGCAAAGGGAGGATGAGGATAGTCTCCAGCGTTATCCCTCTAAAACACAAAAAGTTCATGAAAGATAA
- a CDS encoding beta-galactosidase, translated as MAALAFLTALAALWWLRLNSNTVPLGPQRTVQTRNPKIGVHTRLTDEVEAWKIKRTLEMVREMGAPWIVEYFPWAYVEPQKGRYNWNHTDLVIQHANRQGLTVIARLGYVPEWARPKDSTPLYLDDEHFADFGDYAAQFVRRYAGLVDYVIIWNEPNLALEWGYQPVDPEKYVRMLKVVYPMIKAANPDVQVLAGALAPTLAPPGSEWGMNDLEYLQRMYDAGAADYFDVLAIHAYGWTFDPDEPAAADVVNFRRSELLRQIMVENGDGHKQAMITEGGWNDHPRWTRAVRPGQRIEYTIRAYQIALEEWPWLDAVCFWAFRYPWDAKSYQDYFTFVRTDFEPKPIYQEVQRYAQGDTS; from the coding sequence ATGGCAGCCCTGGCCTTCCTCACGGCCCTGGCTGCCCTCTGGTGGCTCCGTCTCAACAGCAACACGGTCCCCCTGGGACCCCAGCGCACGGTCCAGACCCGCAACCCCAAAATCGGCGTCCACACCCGCCTGACCGACGAGGTGGAAGCGTGGAAGATCAAGCGCACCCTGGAGATGGTGCGGGAGATGGGCGCGCCCTGGATCGTGGAGTACTTCCCCTGGGCCTATGTGGAACCCCAAAAAGGCCGCTACAACTGGAACCATACCGACCTGGTCATCCAGCACGCCAATCGCCAGGGCCTGACCGTGATCGCGCGCCTGGGCTACGTCCCAGAGTGGGCCCGCCCCAAGGATAGTACCCCTCTGTACCTGGACGATGAGCACTTCGCCGACTTCGGCGACTATGCCGCCCAATTCGTCCGACGTTATGCCGGCCTGGTGGACTATGTCATCATCTGGAACGAGCCCAACCTGGCCCTGGAATGGGGCTACCAGCCGGTGGATCCGGAAAAGTACGTCCGGATGCTGAAGGTGGTCTACCCCATGATCAAGGCCGCCAACCCGGACGTCCAGGTCCTGGCCGGCGCGCTGGCACCCACCCTGGCCCCGCCCGGCAGCGAATGGGGCATGAACGACCTGGAGTACCTCCAGCGCATGTACGACGCCGGCGCCGCCGACTACTTCGACGTGCTGGCCATCCACGCCTACGGCTGGACCTTCGACCCGGACGAGCCGGCCGCGGCCGATGTGGTCAATTTCCGCCGCAGCGAGCTGCTACGCCAGATCATGGTCGAAAACGGCGACGGCCACAAGCAGGCCATGATCACCGAGGGCGGCTGGAACGATCACCCCCGCTGGACCCGGGCCGTGCGCCCCGGCCAGCGCATCGAATACACCATCCGCGCCTATCAGATCGCGCTGGAGGAATGGCCCTGGCTGGACGCGGTCTGTTTCTGGGCCTTCCGCTATCCGTGGGATGCCAAGAGTTACCAGGACTATTTCACCTTCGTGCGCACCGACTTTGAACCCAAACCCATCTACCAGGAAGTCCAGCGCTATGCCCAGGGGGATACGTCGTGA